Below is a window of Streptomyces sp. WMMB303 DNA.
CTCTCGCCGGTCATGGTCAAGAAGCTCGCCGAACGATGGAGCAGCACCGGAGCAACCTTCGTGCAGGGCGAAGTCCTGGAACACCTCGCCGCCACCGAGGACACCTACGACGCGATCTACTCCATCTTCGGCTGCGCCTGGTTCGCCGACCCGGGCCGCCTCTTTCCCCTCGTCCGGGCCAGGCTCAACCCGGGCGGCGTGTTCGCCTTCTCCCAGCCGCCGGCCATCCCCGGCGCCTACGGACCCCAGGGCATGTACAAGGGCGGCTTCGCGGGACCGGCCATGTTCACGTACCGCTACAGCTTCCGGCCCCCAGTGTGGGAGCGCCTGCTGACCCGCGCAGGCTTCGCCACCGCCGAAGCCACCGTGCTGGAGCCGCGCGAAGCGGGACACATCGGGACCCTGCTCGTCACCGCACGCTGATCGCGCCGCCATCTGCGCGTCTACCCACCACGAGCGGATGGGGACCCGGCGCCGTCGAAACCTCCAGCCAGGGATCCGGCGGCGCTTTTCGCGCACGCTCACCCATGCGCACGCTGGCGCCTCGGTTGAGCAATGGTTGAGCTGATGATCTCCAGCCCCGAAAACGACTCAAGCCCCAGGCCAGAGATTCTCTGACCTGGGGCTCATCGGTAGGCCGTGTGGGACTCGAACCCACAACCAATGGATTAAAAGTCCACTGCTCTGCCAATTGAGCTAACGGCCCGCACCGAGCAGCATAGCCCGGAGGCCCGGCGGGCTTCGAAGGCATTCCGGGTTGAACGCCTTCGAAGCCGTGCTCGGGCACGCGTTCGGGAGGGCCGGGGCCCTCACCGAGTGTCAGCCGTTGCGCTTCCAGCGGGGCTTGTCCGCGCGGCGGTCCGGGGTGCGGGCGCCGTTGCGGCCGGGGGCGTGGGAGCCACCGGAGCGGCCGTGCGGACGACGGTCGTCGCGGTGGTGCGGGCGGTCGCCGCCGCGGAAGCCCTCCCGGCGGAAACCGCGGTCCCCGCCGTCGCGGCGGTCGTCACGGCGGACGTCGTCGCGGCGGAAGCCGCCACCACCGGAGCCACCGCGGCCACCGTCACCGCGGCCGCCGTCGCGGCGGTCCCGGTCGCGGTCGCGGCCGTAGGGGCGCTCGTCCCGGTCGCGGTCCCGGCGGAAGCCGCCCCGGTCACCGCCGCGGTCGTTCGCACGGCGGTCGCCGCGGTCCCGGTCCCGCCGGTCGTACGAGGAGCGTCCGCCGCGGTCGCGGTCCTGGCGCTCGCGGTCGGCCCGCTCACGGCGCTCGGCCTCCGCCTTCGCCTCGCGGCGTGCCTCCGCGCGGGCCTCCTCGGCGGCCTGCTCCGCCTCCGCCTCGGCGGCGGCCGCCACGGCGGCCTCCGGGTCGTCGCCGCGCTCCCGCGCCGCGCGGGCGGTCAGCAGGGTGGCCTCCTCGCGGAGTTCCGCGGCGCGCTGCTGGAGCTTCTCGAGCTGGCGGTTGAGCTTCTTGGCCTCGCGCTCGGCCTGGCGGGCCGAGTTGGCGGCGGACTCGGCCTGCACCTCGGTCAGCGACCGGGCGCCGGTGATGCGGGCCACGTCGTCGTCGAAGACGTCGCCGCGGCCGATGATGTGCCGCGAGGCGTCCACGCCCGCGTCCTCCATCAGCCGGAAGATCTGCCGCCGCTGGTGCGGCAGGGCAAGGGAGACGACCGTCCCGGACTCGCCCGCGCGTGCCGTACGGCCCGAGCGGTGCAGGTAGTCCTTGTGGTCGCCGGCCGGGTCGACGTTCAGCACCAGGTCGATGCCGTCGACGTGGATACCGCGGGCCGCGACGTCCGTGGCGACCAGGACGTTGACCCTGCCGTCCTTGAAGTCCGCCAGCGTGCGGGTGCGCGCGCCCTGCGTCATGCCGCCGTGCAGCGCATCGGCGGGCACCCCGGCCTCGCGGAGCTGTTCGGCGACGCGGTCCGCACCGAGCTGGGTGCGGACGAAGATGATGGTGCGGCCCTTGCGGGCGGCGATGGCGGTGGTGACCGGCGCCTTGTCGCGCGGCTTCACGACCATCACGTGGTGGGTCATGGTCGTCACCGCGCCCTGCGCCGCGTCCACCTCGTGCGAGACGGGGTCGACGAGGTAGCGGCGGACCAGGGAGTCGATCTCCTTCTCCATGGTGGCGGAGAAGAGCATCCGCTGGCCGCCCTCGGGGACCAGGTCCAGGATCTCGGTGACCTCGGGCAGGAAGCCCAGGTCGGACATCTGGTCGGCCTCGTCGAGGATGGCCGTCTCGACGTCGTCCAGCGAGCAGGAGCCGCGGTTGATCAGGTCGCGCAGCCGACCCGGGGTGGCGACGAGGATGTCGACACCGCGTTCGAGCGCGGAGATCTGATTGGCCATCGAGGTACCGCCGCAGACGACCTTCAGCTTGAGGCCGAGCGTGTCCCCGTACGGCTGCAGCGCGTCCGAGACCTGCATCGCCAACTCGCGGGTGGGCGTGAGGATGACGCCGCGCGGGCGCTTGCGCTGGGTGCGTCCCCCGTGCAGCCGGGCGAGCAGCGGCAGGCCGAAGGAGAGCGTCTTGCCGGAGCCGGTGCGGCCGCGGCCGAGCACGTCCTTGCCGGCCAGCGCGTCCGGGATGGTGGCGGCCTGGATGGGGAACGGCGCGGTCACACCGTTCTGGGCGAGCTTGCGGACGACGGACTCGGGGAGGCCCAGGTCGCCGAACGTGATCTGCGGCTCGGCGGCCTGGTCGGCTTCGGCAGCCGGCTCCGTGGTGGCCTCGTCGGCCGATTCGGGGACCTCAGTGGTCTCGGGGGCCGCTGCGGCGACCGCCTCAGCGGTCGGCTCGGTCGGCTCGGGGAAGTCCTCGGGCCGTACGGCGGCAGGGGTGGTGACAGACATGCGAGTTGCGACAACCTTCCGGAGTCATTCGGCACGCGCCCATAACTCCGTGAAATTCGCAAAGAACCGCCTCGATGCGGTCAGCCACGGCCGGAGAGAACGCGCCACACGGCGCGCTGTGCTGACGGCGCCGGGCAAATGGGATCAAACGATCTACCAGCATACGCGGCCCTGGGAGCAACACGCAAACGAGCCCCTGGCCACCATCCTCCCTCCGGGCGCCGCGGACCGCTGCCGGCCGCGCGCGGACCGCTGCCGGCGACAGGCGTCCACACCCGCGGGCCTCCGCCCGACCGGGCGCACCACGGCACGCACGCCCCACCCGGCTCAGGCCGGACTGGGCTGGACCCGGCGGGCGAAGGTGTCGGAGCCTCCGCTGGGCGAGGCAGTGGTCCGGGTCGGCGAGGGCTCCGGATCCGGCTCGGTCGGCGTCGGGGTGGGCGAATCGGTCGGCGTGCCGGAACCGCCGTCGTGGCCGCCTCCGGCCCCGCCCGAACCGTCGTGGCCCCCGGTCGGACCGGGCCCGGGACGGGTCCCGCCGCTGCCCGACGACGAGCCCGACGCACCCGAGCCCCTGGAGGACCCGGTGTCCTCGCCCGAACCGTCCCCGTCCGAGCCGTCCCGGCCCTCGGAGCGCTCTTCGTCGTCCTGCTCGCCGCGCTTCGCGTCCTTGCCCTTCTTGTCCCGCTCGTGCTTCCGGTCCTTGCGCCCGTCGGCGCCGCCGTGCGCCCCGCCGCGGGTGTGGCCCCTCCGGTAGGCGGTACCGTCCAGCCCGCCCTCCGGCTCGGTCGCCCCGCTGTCGTCGTCGGCCCTGCTGCCCACCGGTACGGTGCCCTCGCCCGCGTCGTCGGCGCCCTGCACCGTCATACAGCCGGTGAGGGTGGAAACCGCCGCGAGTATCAGGGCACCCGCGGTCGTCCGTGCGACGACGGTGGGACTGGGCACGGCGGAACGGGCTCGGCGCACGGCGGGACCTCCTGCGCGGGACTACAGGCGAGTGCCGTGCCCAACTCCCCATCACCCCAACAGGTCACGCCGCGCGACGCGCACGGCGCTCCGCACGGCGCACGCATGACCGCCGAGCGCCGCACCGGGCGCCGCGCACCGGGCCGCGCCCCCTCGCCCCCGCCCCATGTGATCTCAGCCGTAGCCGAGGGCGTGCAGGCGGTCGTCGTCGATGCCGAAGTGGTGCGCGATCTCATGGACGACGGTGATCTCGACCTCCTCCACGACCCCCTCCCGGCCGTCCCGGCTCTCCCGGTTCTCCCGGTCCTTCGGGCCGTTCCCGGCTTCGTGGCCGCCTCCTCCGGTGCCTCCGGTGCCCTCGGTGTCCCGGCCGCCGTCGGTGGCGGATTCCCGTTCGACCATGCGCAGGGTCGGCCCCCGGTAGACCGTGATGCGGTCGGGCAGGACCCCCGCGTACCACTCGCCGCGTTCGGTCAGCGGCGTCCCCTCGTAGAGCCCGAGCAGCTCGGGCTCGTCCGCCGGAGGCTCGTCCTCCACGAACACCGCGACGTTGTCCATGAGCCTGGTCAGTTCAGGCGGTATCCGGTCGAGGGCTTCTGCCACCAGCTCCTCGAACTCCTCACGCGTCATCTCCAGCACGTGACCATTGTCGACCCGCGACCCCGCCCGGGCAGCAGCACACGTACCGGATTCTCGCGGAACCCGGTCCCGCAGTCGGCCGGTCTGCGGAGCGGCCGACGGTC
It encodes the following:
- a CDS encoding class I SAM-dependent methyltransferase, with translation MPVPHDIAAETELWNSYAESAFDPEAEPAFRWTQYKDHGPGPELLGTPSTALEIGCGTGRAAAYLALHGVQTTGLDLSPVMVKKLAERWSSTGATFVQGEVLEHLAATEDTYDAIYSIFGCAWFADPGRLFPLVRARLNPGGVFAFSQPPAIPGAYGPQGMYKGGFAGPAMFTYRYSFRPPVWERLLTRAGFATAEATVLEPREAGHIGTLLVTAR
- a CDS encoding DEAD/DEAH box helicase; protein product: MSVTTPAAVRPEDFPEPTEPTAEAVAAAAPETTEVPESADEATTEPAAEADQAAEPQITFGDLGLPESVVRKLAQNGVTAPFPIQAATIPDALAGKDVLGRGRTGSGKTLSFGLPLLARLHGGRTQRKRPRGVILTPTRELAMQVSDALQPYGDTLGLKLKVVCGGTSMANQISALERGVDILVATPGRLRDLINRGSCSLDDVETAILDEADQMSDLGFLPEVTEILDLVPEGGQRMLFSATMEKEIDSLVRRYLVDPVSHEVDAAQGAVTTMTHHVMVVKPRDKAPVTTAIAARKGRTIIFVRTQLGADRVAEQLREAGVPADALHGGMTQGARTRTLADFKDGRVNVLVATDVAARGIHVDGIDLVLNVDPAGDHKDYLHRSGRTARAGESGTVVSLALPHQRRQIFRLMEDAGVDASRHIIGRGDVFDDDVARITGARSLTEVQAESAANSARQAEREAKKLNRQLEKLQQRAAELREEATLLTARAARERGDDPEAAVAAAAEAEAEQAAEEARAEARREAKAEAERRERADRERQDRDRGGRSSYDRRDRDRGDRRANDRGGDRGGFRRDRDRDERPYGRDRDRDRRDGGRGDGGRGGSGGGGFRRDDVRRDDRRDGGDRGFRREGFRGGDRPHHRDDRRPHGRSGGSHAPGRNGARTPDRRADKPRWKRNG
- a CDS encoding metallopeptidase family protein, whose protein sequence is MTREEFEELVAEALDRIPPELTRLMDNVAVFVEDEPPADEPELLGLYEGTPLTERGEWYAGVLPDRITVYRGPTLRMVERESATDGGRDTEGTGGTGGGGHEAGNGPKDRENRESRDGREGVVEEVEITVVHEIAHHFGIDDDRLHALGYG